Within the Nerophis ophidion isolate RoL-2023_Sa linkage group LG01, RoL_Noph_v1.0, whole genome shotgun sequence genome, the region TTTCCCGCCTGCAGCTGCATGGCTTGCTGTATTTTAGGGGTTAGAATGTGttaaagaacaaaaaaaagagaACCATCTTGTcttacatcagtgcttctcaaccttttttcagtgatgtcaacatcttttttacttcaagtacccactaatcacAGCACAGCATTTTTGATGGaaagaagaagtaaaatacagcactatgtcatcactttctgatttattaaattgtataacagtgcaaaatattgctcatttgtagtggtctttcttcaactatttggaaacaaagatataaaaataattaaaaatgaacaagtgattgaATGATAAATGCATATTtccccacatagaagtaatcatcaacttaaagagctctctttggggattgtaatagagatccatctggattcatcaacttacttctaaacatttcttcacaaaaaaaaagaaatctttaacatcaatatttatggaacatgtccacaaaaaatctagctgtcaacactgaatattgcattgttgtatttcttttcacacttgatgaacttacattcatattttcttgaagtattattcaataaatatatttataaaatatttttgaattgttgctatttttagaatatatatttttttaaatctcccgtaccccttggcataccttcaagtacccccaggtgtatTTGAAGACCCCCATTTGAGGACCACTGTCTTACATAAATGTAAAGATTGATGATTGTGAATAATTGCTAGAAAAGTGCAGTTCCAAGGGATTCATTTTAGAGCCAATAGTAGAAGATCACTGACATATTTCATTGATGTTACACCAAATTGTGATGAAAAATGTAACAATGTAGTAAATAATAATGTCAAGTATCAGCATCTGCTATCATTAAAGTTTGCAACAACACTTTACTTTTGAACACCAGAGTGATGGAAGCAGCTTCAACCATACTTGCATCATATTAAGGTTGATAAAGTAATAAAATGGTTACATGAATGAAATATAAATGTGTTATTGGTAAATCAAGTAATTTCAGTCTGAATGTGAGCGTTGTCTTTGTGCCCGAGACATGACTTCTTTCATGTTACATAACtggcatgaatgaatgaatgaatgaatcacaCACTGTACAAGCTGAAACACATTCCTGTCTTTGACTAAAGTTGAATAAATGTTTGTTTTGCTCTGAATAAAGTGGACAGACGCACTTGTCATTCTTTGGCACATGTTTTTATTATCAAAGATGTAATAAATAGCAAATAGGAGgcaataaataagtaaataagagtCATTTCGGCCTGTCGGCACAAAAGTGTCAGTGCAGTGAGTCACTTGATGAGCAATAATTCAAGTCCAACTTTCTTCTTTTCCAGTCTTTCGCGCCTGGAGGTTCCATGACGTCACCGGGCCGCCGGCAGCCAGCTGGCCGGCGCACGAAGCTCTTTCCTCGGCTGAGTCCGCTCAGCGTCTTCCGCGGGTGCGGAGGTTCACTTGTCCCCGCCCAGCCGGTGGTAGACCAGCAGCGCCACCACGTAGCTGTTGCCGGCACCCTGCTGGCCGGCCGCCGGGCAGTCGTGGAGCGGGCCGGCCGGGGCTGCGACGGCCGCCTCGCAGGCGCTGTCGGCGGCCGCGGGAGTTGCCACCGGACCGGCGGGGGAGGCCTGCTGGGTGTCGGCCGGGCCGCGGGCACCGCTGGGCGGCGTGTCGGGGCAGGGCTCCTCGGTGTAGATCTGCCACAGGAGCACCAGGACCAGGAAGAGCAGCCAGCGCTTGGCCGGACTTCTCTCCGGGGGCGGCAGGTACATGCGCACCTTGGCGGGGTACATGACCCGCGTGCAGCGCTTCTTAGGCCGGCCCGCCAGCGACGAGGACGCGGCGGCGGCGGCTTGGTAGTCGAGCCGCTCGAAGGTGAAGATCTCCGGCTGCGTGCTGCGGGTCGACAGCCGAGACGAGGCGATGCTCTCCCGCCTCTGGAAAGTTGTCATCGTGGGAGTGGAAGGAGGAAACATTTGCGGCGCTTTtagtcttttcttttcttttcttttcttttcttttcttttcttttcttttcttttcttttcttttcttttcttttcttttcttttcttttcgtcTTTTGTCGTCAAGAAGAATGAATCTGCAGCACAGCCGGGAAAATTCTCTTTTATACCCTGACCGGACTGTGGACACGCCCACTGCGCACAGACCACGCCCCCCGGCAGTGCCTTTCTTGCTCAACTAAAATCCCCCAAACTTTTCTTTGATCCACCATCGATTATGTATTTAAGGAATGTCATGACGTCACCAGCTGAGTGTGTGTGTTGAACCAACAATGTCATCTTCACTTTGATCACATAGCAAATGTTATATGATTCATAAAGTTAAGTAAAGCCTCGCATTCAGAAACCAGACGTATATGTTAGTATCTTCATATATGAACACATGAATGTTGTATTCATCTGGTTATGAATTgatgtatatatgttttaattCATTCATATACGAACACAGGAATGTTGTGTTGATGTAGTCctgcttaaagtcctactgaaagtctgatagttgatatatcaatgatgaaatattaactttgcaacacatgacaatacgcccgctttactttactaaattgcaattttaaatttcccgggacttttttcttgaaaacgtcgcataaagatgacgtgtacgcgtgacgtcacagactgttatgaatatgagcgctgcacacacacacagctaaaagtcgtctgctttaatgacataattacacagtattttggacatctgtgttgctcaatcttttgcaatttgttcaattaatattggaggagtcaaagtagaaagatggaggtgggaagctttagcctttagccacacaaacacacggtgattccttgtttaaaattaacagagttgaaactttactatggatcacagcgagcATGGATctcaaccaaatgtcaaccagcaggtttcagtgagaaaattgtggtaaaaagtcgcttcttaccggatatcagccaAGCTTGTGTCGCCCATAAAGCTgttgtcgacttccctgagacactggcgtcaacacctggctgtggacacacccctccgactatcaggtactattaaactcactaaaacactagcaacacaatagaaagataagggatttcccagaattatcctagtaaatgtgtctaaaaacatctgaatcactcccaatgcaatcaggtttttttttttttactttttttctagtccgtcactatcaatatcctctaacacaaatctttcaccctcgctcaaattattggggaaattgtcaatttcttggtccgaataactgtttttgttggaggctcccattaaaatcaatgtgaatatgtgaggagtcatcacacttgtgacatcatcgtctgcgacttccactacaggcagggcttttctgttagcactgaaagttgccaactttatcctggatgttctctactaaatcctttcagcaaaaatatggcaatatggtgaaatgatgaagtatgacacatagaatggagctgctatccccgtttaaataagaacatttcatttcagtagccctttgaGCGCatttatgaatgaacacgtgaatACATTAATTTGCAatagagagggacaagcagtaggaaaatggatggatggacagctgttcatgttttcatgtattCACGTATGAGCCTgcaaataaacacattttgtaTTCAGGTAGTCATGTTTTTATATATTCATGGTTAACACATAAGTGTTGTTTTAGTGTATGAACACATGAATGTTGAATTCATGTGTCAAACTATTCATGTGTGGATACATACATTTTGTATTCATGGGTtcatattttaaaatattcatGTATGGAAACATGAAAGTAGTATTTATGTATGATAATGTTGTATTCATGTAGGTTTAATTCATGTATGAATACATGAAAGTAGTATTTATGTATGATAATGTTGTATTCATGTAGGTTTAATTCATGTATGAATACATGAAAGTAGTATTTATGTATGATAATGTTGTATTCATGTAGGTTTAATTCATGTATGAATACATGAAAGTAGTATTTATGTATGATAATGTTGTATTCATGTAGGTTTAATTCATGTATGAATACATGAAAGTAGTATTTATGTATGATAATGTTGTATTCATGTAGGTTTAATTCACGTATGAATACATGAGTGTTGAATACATGTGTAAATATTCATAAATGTTGATTTCATGTTTTAATGTATTCATGTGTAACACATGAATGTAGTATTAATGTTTTCACACGTGCACGTTCTTTTCATGTATTCATCTTTTAATGTGTTGATGTACAACGCATGGATGCTGTATTAATGATTTACACATGTTGTATTCATGTATTCATGTTTCAATCTCTTCATGAATGAAGAGATGGAAACATTAATCTTGCATTTATATGTTCATGCTTTATTGTATTCGTGTGTCAACCATGAATACATTATTGTAGTACGAATACATAAATGTTTTGTTCATGTATTCAAGTATGAACACAtgaatgttgtatgcatgtgtgaatACATGAATGTAGTATTCATGTTGGTTTCAATGTATCCATGACTCAAAACATAAATGCATGAATTTTGTAGTCATGTGTCATGTATATTTCAGTGTGTTTGTGTACAAATAATGTGAGCACTACAATGTTGTAGTCATGTTTTCATGTATTCACATATGGACAAATGAATACATTGTATTCACACGTTCATGTATGAACACAAGAATACTGCAATGATGTattcattttttcatgtgtgcttTAATGTACTCATGTATGAACACATGTTGTATTCACCTTTTCATGTATGTTTTAACACATTCCTGTGTGAACATGTGACTACTAGAATGTTGTAGTCATGTGTTCATGTCTCCACATATGAATGTTTTAACTTATGTGgtattcatgttttcatgtctGTTACAATGTATTGATGTATGAACATGTGACTACTAGAATGTTGTAGTCATGTGTTCATGTCTCCACATATGAATGTTTTAACTTATGTGgtattcatgttttcatgtctGTTACAATGTATTGATGTATGAACACGTGACTACTAGAATGTTGTGTTGATGTATGTTTTAATGTATGAACACATGTTGTATTCATGTGTTGATGTGTGAACAAGTGAGTGTTGTAGTCATGTGTTCATGTCTGTGGTTTGCCACACAGACTTGTTGCAGTAAAATGTGAAGTTGTACAAAAGCAGAAGTTTGATGATGACACAGTGACAGGATGTCAcgctggatgatgacatcatcacctgCTGGTcttctggatgatgacatcatcacctgCAGGTcttctggatgatgacatcatcacctgCTGGTCTTGTGGAGAGTGTCCCTTCTCCAAGGTGGGTTTACAGGAAACAATCCACTTGTCAGCAGTTTGAGATGAGagtgagagagtgagagagtgagagagtgagagagtgagagagtgagagagttgTCCCACATCTTTTTCCTCTCTGACTGTAAATGAAGGCAGAAACTTTTCCATGGCGGGAAATGTTGTGTTAGTGTGTCACTGACTCTGTGTAGTgtcttactgtgtgtgtgtgtgtgtgtgtgtgtgtgtgtagtgtcttactgtgtgtgtgtagtgtcttactgtgtgtagtgtagtgtgtgtgtgtgtgtagtgtcttactgtgtgtgtgtagtgtcttactgtgtgtgtgtagtgtagtgtcttactgtgtgtgtgtgtgtgtgtgtgtgtgtgtagtgtcttactgtgtgtgtgtagtgtcttactgtgtgtagtgtagtgtgtgtgtgtactgtcttactgtgtgtgtgtactgtcttactgtgtgtagtgtagtgtgtgtgtgtactgtcttactgtgtgtgtgtactgtcttactgtgtgtagtgtagtgtcttactgtgtgtagtgtagtgtcttactgtgtgtgtgtgtgtgtgtgtgtgtgtagtgtcttactgtgtgtgtgtagtgtcttactgtgtgtgtgtagtgtagtgtgtgtgtgtactgtcttactgtgtgtgtgtactgtcttactgtgtgtagtgtagtgtcttactgtgtgtagtgtagtgtcttactgtgtgtgtgtagtgtagtgtgtgtgtgtactgtcttactgtgtgtgtgtactgtcttactgtgtgtagtgtagtgtcttactgtgtgtagtgtagtgtcttactgtgtgtgtgtgtgtgtgtgtgtgtagtgtcttactgtgtgtgtgtagtgtcttactgtgtgtagtgtagtgtcttactgtgtgtgtgtgtgtgtgtgtgtgtgtgtagtgtcttactgtgtgtgtgtagtgtcttactgtgtgtagtgtagtgtgtgtgtgtactgtcttactgtgtgtgtgtagtgtcttactgtgtgtagtgtagtgtgtgtgtgtactgtcttactgtgtgtgtgtagtgtcttactgtgtgtagtgtagtgtgtgtgtgtactgtcttactgtgtgtgtgtagtgtcttactgtgtgtgtgtgtgtgtgtgtgtgtgtgtagtgtcttactgtgtgtgtgtagtgtcttactgtgtgtagtgtagtgtgatactgtgtgtgtgtgtgtgtgtgtgtgtgtagtgtcgtactgtgtgtgtgtgtagcgtgatactgtgtgtgtgtgtgtgtgtgtgtgtgtagtgtcttactgtgtgtgtagtgtcttactgtgtgtagtgtagtgtgatactgtgtgtgtgtgtgtgtgtagtgtcgtactgtgtgtgtgtgtagcgtgatactgtgtgtgtgtagtgtcttactgtgtgtagtgtagtgtgatactgtgtgtgtgtgtgtgtgtgtgtgtagtgtcttactgtgtgtagtgtgatattgtgtgtgtgtgtgtgtgtgtgtgtgtagtgtcttactgtgtgtgtgtagcgtgatactgtgtgtgtgtagtttctTACTGTGTATGTTACTGCCAttgtgtagtgtgttactgactCTGTGTAGTGTGTTACCGTGTGTAGTgtgatactgtgtgtgtgtgtagtgtggtACTGACTCTGTGTAGtgtgttactgtgtgtgtgtagtgtgttactGTTTGTGTTACTACCTCTGTGTAGTGTGTTACTGTGTGTAGTGTGATACTGactgcgtagtgtgttactgcCTCTATGTAGTGTGTTACTGTGTGTAGTgtgatactgtgtgtgtgtgtagtgtggtACTGACTCTGTGTAGTGTGTTACTGTGTGTAGTGTGATACTGTGTGTGTAGTGTGGTACTGACTCTGTGTAGTGTGTTACTGCCTCTATGTAGTGTGATactgtgtgtagtgtagtgtgatactgtgtgtgtagtgtgttactGCCTCTATGTAGTGTGTTactgtgtgtagtgtagtgtgatactgtgtgtgtagtgtgttactGCCTCTATGTAGTGTGTTactgtgtgtagtgtagtgtgatactgtgtgtgtagtgtgttactGCCTCTATGTAGTGTGTTACTGTGTGTAGTGTGATACTGTGTGTGTAGTGTGGTACTGACTTTGTGTAGTGTGTTACTCTGTGTAGTGTGTTACTGTGTGTAGTGTGGTACTGACTCTGTGTAGTGTGTTACTGGTTGTGTGTAGTGTGTTACTGTTTGTGTTACTACCTCTGTGTAgtgtgtcactgtgtgtgtgtgtgtgtgtgttgtgtgcccgtgtgtgtgtgtggtcatggCGACAGTGCCATGTGGGTCAGGGCCGTGATCAAAGCCCCTCTTGATTGGCAGCGCTGGCTGGTTGCCATGGGAACGGGCCTACGTGCAGATCCGGGCGTCGTCCAGCAGGTGTTGACCGTCCACGCACACACTTCATCCAGGCCACGCCCACTGCTTAGTCAATACTACACTACACAATATGACACTAAACAACACAATGAGACAAAACAATAGACGACAGAACACAACACTATACAACACATTGTGAGAGAACACAACAGGACataacactacacaacacaacactatAAGAGAGAACACAACACTACAGTGTGCGTGTGAGAACACAACACTATATGAGAGAACACAACAGTGTGTGAGAGAACACAACACAACAGTGTGTGAGAGAACACAACACTATGAGAGAACACAACAGGACataacactacacaacacaacactgTAAGAGAGAACACAACACAACAGTGTGTGAGAGAACACAACACTATATGAGAGAACACAACAGTGTGTGAgagaacacaacacaacactataTGAGagtacacaacacaacacaacacaacacaacacaacacaacagtaCACACATGAAGGTGTTAGTTGTGTTGTGTTTCTTCATCTGCTTCTGATTGGTCCAGCAGGAGGTGGGCGGATGCTGTGACTCCTCCCACCGGCCTGTGGGCGGAGCTATAGCCTCTTCCTGGAAGCTGTGGACTTGCTCTGACCCAGGAAAGGCCCGGAGGTGTCCTATTGGCTGGTCCACTGACCAACCACAGGAAGGGGGCGGGACCTTCCCAGCAGGAACACACAAAAGGAGGTCAGcgtcaacttaaaggcctactgaaagacacttaaagacctactgaaagacagttaaagacctactgaaagacagttaaaggcctactgaaagacacttaaaggcctactgaaagacacttaaaggcctactgaaagacacttaaagtcctactgaaagacagttaaaggcctactgaaagacacttaaaggcctactgaaagacagttaaaggcctactgaaagacacttaaaggcctactgaaagacagttaaaggcctactgaaagacacttaaaggcctactgaaagacacttaaaggcctactgaaagacacttaaaggcctactgaaagacagttaaaggcctactgaaagacagttaaagacctactgaaagacagttaaaggcctattgaaagacagttaaagacctactgaaagacagttaaaggcctactgaaagacacttaaaggcctactgaaagacagttaaaggcctactgaaagacagttaaagacctactgaaagacagttaaaggcctattgaaagacagttaaagacctactgaaagacagttaaaggcctactgaaagacacttaaaggcctactgaaagacacttaaaggcctactgaaagacacttaaaggcctactgaaagacagttaaaggcctactgaaagacactgaaagacctactgaaagacagttaaaggcctactgaaagacacttaaaggcctactgaaagacacttaaaggcctactgaaagacagttaaaggcctactgaaagacagttaaagacctactgaaagacagttaaaggcctattgaaagacagttaaagacctactgaaagacagttaaaggcctactgaaagacacttaaaggcctactgaaagacagttaaaggcctactgaaagacagttaaagacctactgaaagacagttaaaggcctattgaaagacagttaaagacctactgaaagacagttaaaggcctactgaaagacacttaaaggcctactgaaagacacttaaaggcctactgaaagacacttaaaggcctactgaaagacagttaaaggcctactgaaagacagttaaaggtctactgaaagacagttaaagacctactgaaagacagttaaagacctactgaaagacagttaaaggcctactgaaagacagttaaaggcctactgaaagacacttaaagacctactgaaagacacttaaaggcctactgaaagacagttaaagacctactgaaagacagttaaaggcctactgaaagacagttaaaggcctactgaaagacagttaaaggcctactgaaagacacttaaaggcctactgaaagacacttaaaggcctactgaaagacagttaaaggcctactgaaagacacttaaaggcctactgaaagacacttaaagacctactgaaagacacttaaaggcctactgaaagacagttaaaggcctactgaaagacacttaaagacctactgtaaggcctactg harbors:
- the ier3 gene encoding radiation-inducible immediate-early gene IEX-1, which produces MFPPSTPTMTTFQRRESIASSRLSTRSTQPEIFTFERLDYQAAAAASSSLAGRPKKRCTRVMYPAKVRMYLPPPERSPAKRWLLFLVLVLLWQIYTEEPCPDTPPSGARGPADTQQASPAGPVATPAAADSACEAAVAAPAGPLHDCPAAGQQGAGNSYVVALLVYHRLGGDK